ATTCTTTGCCATTGATTCCATCTCATCCTTCACGGCATTGTACCACAAGATGGAATTTTGGCTGCTCATGGCTTGTGAAAATGATATTGGATCCACATCAACTCCAAGGTCAAATTCACTTTCTTGTAGATATACTTGATAATCTGAAGGAATTATTGACTTCCTAGTTCTAGTGGATCGCCTCAAGCTTGGTTGTTCATCTAAATTTTCCTCATGATTAACATCTGGTTCACCAACAATCTGTTCTTCCTGTGGTATATCCACATGAGAAATTTCTTTCTCAACCTCAGTTGTAGAACAGGGTAATAATGGTAAAGGCAAAAATTGTGTGCCATCACCTCCAGAGGTGGAAGCTTCTAACGAAATGTCAAGTTCCTGGAATTCAATATTTCTAAGTTCAATGCTTCCACTGTTGGTGTCATCCTCTAGAAACTTAGCATTACGTGACTCAACTATCCTGGGTGTGTGTGTAGGACAATAAAATTTGTAACCTTTGGATCGTTCTGAATACCCAATGAAATATCCACTGATAGTCTTAGAATCCAACCTCTTTTTCTGTGGATTGTACACCCTTACCTCTACAGGGCATCCCCAAACACGTACATGATGTAGACTAGGTTTTCATCCTTTCCAAAgctcaaaaggtgttttaggCACAGTTTTGGAAGGAACCCTATTTATGATGTAGATTAATGTCTTTAGGGCTTCACCCCAGAATGATAAAGAAAGATTAGAATTACTAATCATACTTTTTACCATGTCCATTAATGTTCGATTCCTTCATTCAGCAACATCGTTTTGATTAGGTGATCCTGGCATGGTGTAGTGTGGAACAATTCCTTGTTCCTGAAGGAATTGAGCAAATGGACCTGGTCTTTGACTAGACTCTGTGTACCTACCATAAAACTCCCCTCCCCTATCTGAACGTACTATTTTGATCATCTTACCAGTTTGTTTCTCTACTTCTACTTTATAGTTCTTAAAAGCATCAAGTGCTTCATCCTTATAAATCAGAAGGTAGAGATACATgaatctagagtaatcatctaTAAAGGAGATAAATCATCTTTAAAGGAGATAAAGTATCTTTTTCCGTTCAAGCATGGTGTGGAAAAAGGTTCACAAATGTCAGTATGTATGATTTCTAAAATTTCTGAACTTCTCTTGGTACCTCTTTTGGACTTGTTGGTTTGTTTACCCTTTATACAATCTATACAAGTCCCTAGATCAGTAAAGTCTAGAGTCTCAAGGACTCCATCCTTTattaatctcttaattctatCAATGGAGATATGACCTAATCTTTTGTGCCAAAGCTTGGAGGATTGTTCATTTGTAGCACAACGTTTGTTTTCAACATGTATAGAATTAGACAATAAATTACATTCAAAAGTAGAATCTAAATGCAGCGAATACAATCCATTAACTAAAGAACCAGAACCAACATTAACATTGTTTTTCAGTAATGAAAATACTGTTccttcaaaaacaaatttataaCTTAATGGTGCTAGTCTAGGCACCGACAACAGGTTCCAATCAAATGATGGAACGTAAAATGTCTTGTCTAAATCTAAAATAAATCTAGAAAGCAGAACTAGTCTGTAGACCCCTACGGCCTCAACTTGAGACGGCATCCCTTCAGCTGAATAGACATGCTGCTCACTTAGAGTCAGTGGCCTTATCTCCAGAAAACCCTACAAGGAATTGGAAACATGAATTGTTGCACCTGAATCAATCCACCAATTCCTATAATGAGAATTCACAAAATTTGCCTCATAACAGACAAAGGTCTGAAGAGTACCTTACTTCTCCATCCACTGCTTAAATTTGGAGCAATCCTTCTTCATGTGTCATTTCTTCTTACAAAAGAAACACTTGGAAGCTTTCTTAATGCCCTCTTTCTTCACAGGCTTCTTCCATGTCTTCTTTTTCAGAGTAGACTTGCTGGATTGACCTTTCTCAAGAGTGGTTGTCTGGTACACACTCTCCTTTGACTCTCtcttcaatctctcttcttcttgaacaCACATGGTCTGTAGTTCATTGAATGACCATTCATCCTTATGTGTATTAAAAGAGATCTTAAAGGGAGCAAACTCCTTAGGCAGAGTGTTCAGAATGTAATATACCAAAAAAGGTTCAGAAATATTCAATTTCAGTGTTTTCAGTTGGGCTGCTATGTCCCTGATGTGCATGATGTGTGCCCTCACACCCTTACTTGCACTATGCTTAATGGAGCTGAACTGGCCTATTAAGGTCATAGCTATGGCTTTGTCTGAACTCATAAATTGGGCATCAATTTCCTTCATATATTCCTTAACTGTATCACAGTCAGGAATGGAACCCTTAATGCTCTTATGAATATGAGCATTGATGATTGATAAGGAAATACGGTTAGACCGCTCCCAATCCTTAAAGTGAGATATCTCAGCTGGAATACTAGTGTCTTTAAGAGGAGCAGGTTTATCCTCACGCAAAGTCAAATCATAGTCCATGCACATAAGTGCAAGTTCAGTCTTTTCCTTCCAGTCAACATAATTATCCCCATTGAGCATAGGAAGAGAAAATTGGTTGTTAACCATTACTGCAAAATTAAAAGATCTACAGTAAATAAAGCATGCTAAATAATTTCTATTGTTTTAGTACTAAAATTTAAACAATATCAATTTTAGTGATATTTAATCAAGCTCGCTACAGCTTGCCTGTGGGCTAAGGCTGCAAGTTGCAATGATTATCATTCTTTATACTGAATATTAATCATATTTATATTCAGAGTGGCAAACTAATGTCAGTCACAACTTACCTGTGGGCATCAGTTGCAACCAACAATAGTCAATAACTAAATGATAAGATTAAAATATATCTCATCAGACAGCCTTACCTGTAggcatcaactactttaatgatCAATATTTTATCCTACCCCAACTTGTATGCACTAAAATAGTCACTACCTGTGGGCATTATGTCTACTTTGTGCATAAGTTATAAAAAATTGTCTTTCATATTTATAAAGTTACCTAAAAGTCTTTATGGGATTTGATGGAGTATGTGGCATACATAATCCCTTAATGGTAACTTCATAAACACAAGACAAGATAATAATGATGTTATAAGTATGCATGATGTAGGAAATTCTGAATTAGGGTCGAtcagaataaaaataaaaaaaataaatcagcatgcttataacatcaaaataaaataaagattcaCCAATTATTAATAATATAATCAAATGCAGTCAACCATACCATATATCCTTGAAATATATATACATCGAATTAACTTAATGTGTTCCATCATAGCATGGAGCACAATATTACACCTCAAAAGAATCACAATACGAACTCCTACTGTTCCAATGAAGTGTTCCTTAAAAATGATTTATGTAAATTTATGCAACCAAAATTGTACATATAAATCAATTAATGAACCAAAGGAATAACCTTGAACCAGTTCCAGAATTGAACCAAAATTACTTGATCAACACCGGGTCGGATCAACCAAAACGCGTCTTAAATTCGGGTAAGctggttcgattcgatttggCACATGTTAGTAGTCACAAGGTAGTGGGAAGCTTACAATAGCAAAATTCGAATTCAAAAGAATTTTTGAATTATGCAACGACCCACTAATTAGTCTTTTCATAATTATTAAGACACCCTCATATGAGAACCTGACATATGGCAATCAGTTTTAACTTCCCATTAAAAGACAAGAAGGCCCTTAATTAAATTACAAATTACATACCCAGTATGGTACGTTTCCAATCATGCAAAATCaccttcttgttttttttttattaaatcttaTCCCCATCCAATAGGACTATGCCACATGTCATAAGTAATTATCTTAACCACTTGAAAGACTAAAAGTccttactaaaaaaaataacGGGGTCTATCCCCATTATCTTTCTTGCAAACGACTCCAAATCCCAGTCATAGCTACTGCTATGTTCCTGCCATGCAATCATTGGTCATGACAACCCCATGGTTGCCAGACGATGTTGCCAAAATCGTCGCCGGTCAATGCCGgcataataattttttttaaaattttttttatttatggataatAGAACAGTTCCATAAAAATGACTTAGCCATTGACTAATTGCAATGATTGCAGGCAAGATTTTCCCCCAAAACTTTACCGTAATGGTTGCCAGGCAAGGTCGATAACTACAAAGTCTGCCCTCTTTAACAACCTTAACCCGTAAAATAAAGATTTCATCCAAATAATGATTTTTTAACAGAGAAATCAAATGGTTCACAACAGTGATGATATACATattaaaaaaacttttgtaaggTTGCAAAAGAAACGGTGAATCAAAATTGACTATCATGGTCAGATAACTATTATCATGCCAATGATTCGATGGATAGGAGACGTAATCtctggctttgataccatctCTTAGATATTAAGGCGGAGTACACGGAACATACCTCCACCATTAGGACCGAGATTCCCCATTCCTTCTCTAATCGATCTTGGCCAATTCTTTGAAGAAGAATAATTTTGTTGCTTTGAACTTCTTCTGGCTTTTCAAAAGTCTCTCACTATTTCACACCCATAGATGGATAGGttgtgtgatatatatatatatagcttttaAAACCAAGGAGTCCAATCTCCTTGAGGCTCTCATCTCGATAATTCCTCCCATCAAGGACTTCATCTTAATGGAGCTTAATGAAGTATATATTCTCATATTCCACCACTAATATGGTTAGAGTTTCTAAGAGGAATATGAAGAGATACTATTTATTTCTATATCCAACCATTAAGATGGTTAGAGTCCCTAAAATGAATATGAAGAAATAATACTTTATCTTAATGAAGTGCATATTCCCACTAAGATGGTTAGTGTTTTTAAATGGAATATGAATTAATGCTATTACTTCTTATCTTGTGCTGATGTGGTGTTTCTTATCCTGTGCTGACGTGGCACAAAGGCCACATCAGCTTACATAAGAAGGATCcaacaaccaaaaaagaaagcagTCCTCAAACGTGATAAATAGTAATCATCTTGAAGATTTTGCAGGTTTGTCCAATGTCAAGGAGAGGCAACAGGTATCTTGCATATGGTGATTTCGATCCAATAAATTAAGAAGATGGTTATGAAGAAGAACCGCTAAACCGAAATGGctgaaataaaatttaaaactgTTGGtatgaaaatccatttttttgctATTGCTTCGATCTACTCTGTAATCATCTGAAACCTCCCTTTCTGTACCAGAGGAGATTCTCAAAGATTTCCTCTCTTCCCATCCTGGTAATGCCTTTTCCATGTCGCTCAACAGTGTTGTTGTGCTCGCTCATGTTCATCCTAACCAAATCTACTCCTTCCACAACCAAAGGTAACTATATTGTGCGATTTTATTTGTTgcttttgaatttcttcaagtttAGATCTAAAGTCAAACTGATTTTTAGAGATAAGCAGAAAGCAATATTGAAGACcatttagttttttttgttaCCTGCTCTCAGCCGCCGTCCACGTCCAACCACCCTCtctttcctccccccccccccctcccccctctttttctttttcttcttcttcttcttcttcctcttttccaaaaattACGAATCTGCAAATCTAATCGATCTCCCACCTCACCTTGTCATCGAAAATCTGCGACAGTGATCTTTTTCGAAGGATTGGCTTGTGCAGTCACAGAGAAAGGAAATGCAAAGAAGTGGTGGGAGGGGTTTTGAGTTGGGGAAAAGAATGAAGTGCGAGGAAGATGGGTTTCgtttttggggggttttggaAAGGGAGTGGATCACGATGATGATGGAATTTTGGTtaatggaagagaaagagagatgggttttgaaGTTCAGTTGAGGGATGGGTTTGGTTATGGTGTATGGAGAAAGTTTCACC
The sequence above is a segment of the Telopea speciosissima isolate NSW1024214 ecotype Mountain lineage chromosome 7, Tspe_v1, whole genome shotgun sequence genome. Coding sequences within it:
- the LOC122668477 gene encoding uncharacterized protein LOC122668477, whose protein sequence is MVNNQFSLPMLNGDNYVDWKEKTELALMCMDYDLTLREDKPAPLKDTSIPAEISHFKDWERSNRISLSIINAHIHKSIKGSIPDCDTVKEYMKEIDAQFMSSDKAIAMTLIGQFSSIKHSASKGVRAHIMHIRDIAAQLKTLKLNISEPFLVYYILNTLPKEFAPFKISFNTHKDEWSFNELQTMCVQEEERLKRESKESVYQTTTLEKGQSSKSTLKKKTWKKPVKKEGIKKASKCFFCKKK